The following coding sequences lie in one Chelmon rostratus isolate fCheRos1 chromosome 2, fCheRos1.pri, whole genome shotgun sequence genomic window:
- the wu:fb55g09 gene encoding uncharacterized protein wu:fb55g09, translating into MLSEMMCRRSCQQQEKEQQQQQDGKGAPQRDPSSRRKHGWSKSCRGRLQGRRRGGGGWPKGRNHHHQHPQRHHPHYHHRLHLQRPVMSLRPINVKGNRARGMRAPKNTNQFLMHEKYQMLHMRSDSVGSDSGSSSDSDMELTDMDSYLGVLENARGALLDSPNPHGSTTPPGQILVLHKDSLHLHKESLRLQEDSLRLQEDSMQYFPSEDDLIQSQNFMQRDFVEFCDILTS; encoded by the coding sequence ATGCTCTCAGAGATGATGTGCAGGAGGAGCTGCcagcagcaggagaaggagcagcagcagcagcaggatggaaaAGGGGCTCCACAGAGGGACCCTTCCAGCCGCAGGAAGCACGGCTGGTCCAAGAGCTGCAGGGGGCGCCTGCAGgggcggaggagaggagggggagggtggCCAAAAGGGCGAaatcaccaccaccaacacccTCAACGTCATCATCCTCATTACCATCATCGCCTACACCTTCAGAGGCCAGTGATGTCCCTGCGGCCCATTAATGTCAAAGGAAACAGAGCGAGGGGGATGCGGGCCCCCAAGAACACCAACCAGTTTTTAATGCACGAGAAGTACCAGATGCTGCACATGCGCTCCGACTCAGTGGGTAGCGACAgtggcagcagctcagacagcgACATGGAGCTCACTGACATGGACTCATACCTGGGCGTCCTGGAGAATGCCAGAGGAGCCCTCTTGGACAGTCCCAATCCACACGGCTCAACGACACCACCAGGACAGATCCTGGTACTGCACAAGGACAGTCTGCATCTGCACAAGGAGAGTCTGCGCCTGCAGGAGGACAGTCTGCGTCTGCAGGAGGACAGCATGCAGTATTTCCCTTCAGAAGATGACCTGATTCAGAGCCAGAACTTCATGCAGAGGGACTTTGTTGAGTTCTGTGACATCCTGACGTCCTGA